In Papilio machaon chromosome W, ilPapMach1.1, whole genome shotgun sequence, a single genomic region encodes these proteins:
- the LOC123722979 gene encoding uncharacterized protein LOC123722979: MASQQNEIPQEGTSGTAGGESLPVATAAGCPAYSGGGKDCFSYTTTQARIMETIARDLDSEVTRRPSLDGVKMKEARVRLERLPIAAPSDASDGKTRSDRMECDGGAASDSDCSITVAAERGPISDAMAAMLGAKRPRLSEGSTDDERTASPVTARWRQQEKRAAAKARAKQKEEDLEKEAELARFRRETRSALFPRPDDRTGERCAAQLQEQVQEDLAIIERVASKSSNLKGNFVRALKDAAVSIKEAVEVLGARTLSEETCQLQADNARLRAEMDALHKELAAIKEDLRKRGSAVSSHPDATVKAVPASRSPQTPNEASSVEEICRAVMVQVGGMMNARLASLEDRLLPERNLRPPLAADKKRDGSTYAAKLAGQPTVPAKGRDQGAARQAAQKVPAQPGTSGTQRKAPAAPSQRPPGPAQSRPETQGTSAPSPATAEKGKSKRRRKRRKNKKKNSPPGQQQSQPVVGEWIKVGPKRRQKEKAGAAKLHAPRSSAVVITLQPGASERGATYASVLASAKERINPAEFGAQGVRLRKAANGGRIFEFPGASSGEKADSLAQRLREVLDGEVVRVSRPTKSVALRVSGLDDSTTDAEVVAAIAAVGGCPAEQLRAGVMSTGRDGLGSVVVQCPVAAAKKIVTAGRLLVGWVSAQARVLDARPMRCFRCLAPGHLSGQCQGVDRSGLCFRCGQPGHKARGCTAAPHCVVCAAAGVPAEHRVGNKACVSPPKGKRSKKGGGDGQNSTVGQPTASPLQAAPPQAEEVAMVVE; the protein is encoded by the coding sequence ATGGCAAGCCAACAAAACGAAataccccaggagggtacctCCGGCACTGCCGGAGGAGAATCCCTCCCCGTGGCCACGGCCGCGGGCTGCCCcgcgtattctggggggggcaaGGACTGCTTTTCCTATACGACGACTCAGGCTAGAATAATGGAAACGATTGCACGCGATCTGGATTCGGAGGTGACGAGGCGCCCGTCGCTGGACGGCGTCAAAATGAAAGAGGCGAGAGTGCGGCTGGAACGCTTGCCGATCGCGGCACCCAGCGATGCATCGGATGGAAAGACGAGAAGTGACAGGATGGAGTGCGATGGTGGAGCAGCGTCCGATTCGGACTGCAGCATCACCGTCGCTGCCGAAAGAGGGCCGATTTCGGATGCCATGGCAGCGATGCTCGGCGCCAAACGGCCCCGCCTCAGTGAGGGGTCCACGGACGATGAACGGACGGCGTCCCCAGTGACGGCAAGGTGGCGCCAACAAGAGAAGAGGGCAGCGGCCAAGGCTCGCGCCAAACAAAAGGAGGAAGACCTGGAGAAAGAAGCTGAGCTCGCTCGCTTCCGGCGCGAGACGCGGTCTGCGTTGTTTCCCCGACCTGACGATAGGACGGGAGAGAGGTGTGCCGCTCAGCTCCAAGAGCAGGTGCAGGAGGACTTGGCCATTATTGAGAGGGTCGCGTCCAAGTCCTCCAATTTGAAGGGCAACTTTGTGCGAGCCCTGAAGGACGCTGCGGTATCAATTAAGGAAGCCGTGGAAGTCCTCGGGGCCCGCACACTATCGGAGGAGACGTGCCAGCTCCAGGCGGACAACGCCCGCCTGCGGGCCGAGATGGATGCACTCCATAAGGAGCTAGCAGCCATAAAGGAGGATCTGCGGAAACGGGGTTCCGCAGTCTCCTCCCACCCGGATGCGACAGTGAAGGCCGTCCCCGCATCACGGTCCCCACAAACACCGAACGAGGCGTCCTCCGTGGAGGAGATCTGTCGCGCAGTAATGGTCCAGGTCGGAGGCATGATGAACGCCCGCCTGGCCTCGCTTGAGGACAGACTCCTCCCGGAGAGGAACCTGCGGCCGCCTCTCGCGGCCGATAAGAAGAGAGACGGGAGCACGTACGCTGCCAAGCTTGCGGGGCAGCCGACGGTGCCCGCCAAAGGAAGAGACCAGGGAGCGGCCAGGCAGGCGGCGCAGAAAGTGCCAGCCCAGCCAGGCACCAGCGGCACCCAACGAAAGGCTCCCGCTGCGCCATCGCAGCGCCCGCCGGGCCCCGCCCAGAGCCGGCCCGAGACACAGGGCACGAGCGCCCCCTCACCCGCTACTGCGGAAAAGGGGAAGAGTAAGAGAAGGAGAAAGAGGAGAAAGAATAAGAAAAAGAACTCACCACCCGGGCAGCAGCAGTCGCAGCCCGTGGTTGGTGAGTGGATAAAGGTGGGGCCCAAAAGGCGACAAAAGGAGAAGGCTGGTGCCGCCAAACTCCACGCGCCCCGGTCGTCTGCGGTGGTCATTACGCTGCAGCCGGGTGCATCAGAGAGAGGTGCCACTTATGCAAGCGTCCTCGCCTCGGCAAAGGAGAGGATTAACCCGGCCGAGTTTGGAGCCCAGGGCGTTCGCCTTCGGAAGGCTGCCAACGGGGGTCGTATTTTTGAGTTCCCAGGCGCCTCCAGTGGCGAGAAGGCGGACTCCCTGGCCCAAAGGCTGCGGGAGGTCCTAGATGGTGAAGTCGTCCGCGTCTCCCGGCCTACTAAGTCGGTGGCGCTGCGGGTGTCAGGCTTAGACGACTCTACCACCGATGCCGAGGTGGTCGCCGCGATTGCTGCAGTGGGAGGGTGCCCCGCCGAGCAGCTGCGGGCCGGCGTGATGTCCACCGGCCGCGACGGACTGGGATCAGTGGTTGTCCAGTGTCCCGTCGCGGCTGCGAAAAAGATCGTGACCGCTGGTCGTCTTCTGGTGGGCTGGGTGTCCGCCCAGGCTAGAGTGCTGGATGCCCGGCCAATGAGATGTTTCAGGTGCCTGGCTCCCGGGCACCTATCCGGCCAGTGCCAGGGGGTGGACCGCTCCGGACTCTGTTTCCGGTGCGGTCAACCAGGGCACAAGGCCCGCGGATGCACCGCTGCGCCTCACTGCGTGGTCTGCGCTGCGGCCGGCGTGCCGGCGGAGCACCGAGTCGGCAACAAAGCCTGCGTCTCCCCACCCAAGGGGAAGAGAAGTAAGAAGGGAGGTGGGGACGGTCAGAACTCGACGGTCGGACAGCCCACTGCCTCACCCCTACAGGCGGCGCCGCCGCAGGCCGAGGAGGTTGCTATGGTCGTTGAATAA